In Bacillota bacterium, the genomic stretch TTCCAAAGAACTCCCGTTTGCTAATCGGAGTTACCAGGATTGTGTACAGACCTGCCCTGTTTCCTCCCAGAACATCCGTAAAAATCTGGTCCCCGATCACGGCAGTCTCTTCGGCCCGCGTACCCATGATTTCCAATGCACACATGAAACTCCACCGGCGGGGTTTCTGGGCACGGGCCACAAAAGGCACTCCCACCTTCTGTGCCACCTCCTGAACACGCATGGTGGAATTATTAGAAACAAAACAGACTTGAAAACCCATGCTCTTCGCCAGCTCCAACCAGGTCACGGTTTTTTGAGAAATTACAGGGTTACGCCATTCCGTAAGAGTATTATCAAGATCAATGATCATGCCCCGGATCCCCGTCCGGAGGAGATCGTCCAGTGGAATTTCCACAAGGGAATTATAAATTTTTTTAGGGCGAAGTAAGTTAAATTTCATCCCTGTTCCTGCCTCTAATAATGCTTTTAATGCTTTCCTGGTACCGGGTCGTTTCCCGCCTGCTGCCACTTGAGGCCTTGCCGGCTCCGACGGAGTTCTAGTTCTTTCTCAACCGCATTAAGGACCTGAGCTTTCCCAACTCCCCACCGGGGAGCCAGGAGATAACTGCTATCCAGAACCTCCCCTACTAATCTGTGGATCGTTAGATCCGGGCGAAGCAGTTCCAAAAAATCACAAACTAAAGAAACGTACTCCTTAAAACTAAGGGGCTGTACCTGCTCCTTACGGTACAACTCGGCGAGAGGTGTATGTTCAATCACCTGAAGGTGGTGGATCTTAACTCCCTGAATCGGCTGGGAACTTAAAAACAACGCGGTTTCCAGCATATCCTCCCTGGTTTCGCCGGGCAAGCCCAGAATCACGTGAGTACAAAGAAAAAGTCCCCTTCCCTGACTGCGGACAACTGCATCTTCAAAATCGGCTCTTGTATGGCCCCGGTTAATAAGCAAAAGGGTCCGGTCATGGGCTGACTGTAATCCATATTCCAACCAGATATGCCACTTCCTGGCGTACCCTGCAAGTAAATCCAGCACGGGGTCCGGGACACAGTCGGGCCTTGTTCCGATGCACAGTCCGATAACGTCCGGGTCTTCAAGAGCAGCATCGTAGACCCACCGTAATTTTTCAACCGGCGCATAAGTATTGGTAAAGGTTTGGAAGTAAACCAGAAATTTGCATTTGTCTTTTCTTTTCACAGAGGCTTTTCCTGCGGCAATTTGGGCGCGCAAAGAAACGGGATGATCGCCCAGAGCAGGACTAAAGCTCGGGTTCCAGCAAAAAATGCAACCCTTTTCACCGATCGTACCATCCCGGTTTGGACAGGTGAAACCAGCGTGGACCGGAATTTTACAGACACGAAACCCGAAACGTTCCCGAAAAAAACGACTTAAGGGGTAGTAGCGCATTTCCTGCGGGCCCTCGTATACCGGCTTTTTTATAGTATTCTTCCCCTTCTTCCATCTTTATTAAGTATTAAGAAGGTACTTTTTTGGTAACATATGTCCCAATCAAATTAACATATTCCTTTTTATTTTACAAGAGCCCGAAAAAAGTTTTTTCCAGGAGGTATTCAACTCTCCGTTGAAAGTTCTTTAAGCAACTTTTTAATTGCCCTCTTCTCTATCCGGGAAACGTAGCTCCGCGAAATACCCAGCGTGCGCGCAATTTCCCGCTGCGTTTTTCGTAAGCCCCCAAAAAGACCGTACCTGAGTTCTAACACCTTCCGCTCCCTCTTATGCAACTTTTTGACCTTTTCCAACAGGCGCCGTTCCTCAAAAAAATTTTCCACCATTTCCGAGACTACTTCGGGACCAGTCCCTAAAACATCCATGAGAGTGATCTCGTTTCCTTCTTTATCCGTCCCGATTGGATCGTAAAGAGAAACCTCTCCCTTGGATTTCTTTGCAGTCCGTAAAAACATCAGGATTTCAATCTCAAAGACTATACCGTGCGGGAAATATTGGAAATATTCTCAACTGCTTCCTCCAGTTGAAGAATAACCGTTACCGCAACTCCCTCCATGCTCTTGGCTGCGTGACCTGGCTTCGGCCTTCCCGTTATCACGATCTGGCGAATTAGAGCACGAACCAGAGCCCGCTTTTCTTCAAAACTCATCTCATCCAACCGGTCCAAGACCGCTTTAGCCAGGGTCCTTAGCTCGTCCATCCTAACGGCTGCGTTTTCCGTGCTGTGCAGAACATACTCCATCTCCTTTTTCCTCGCCTCCAGCCTCTCCTTCTTGCGCTTCAAATCCGCCAGCTTCGCCTTCGTTTTTGCATCGAGTTCAAAGAGCCCCGAGGCCAGGGCATCCAGGACGGCTTCCCGGCCCCTTTCCACCTCGCTTAACCGCTTCTCGATGCGCTTGTATTCCTGTCGGAGCTCCTCAACCCGCGGCGCGCTCGCCGCCGCCTCCCGGGCAACCGCGTCCGGGTCGCAAAGGATCGCTTTCACCTGATTCCAGACGATCTTTTCCAGTTGATCGGCAATTATTGCTTTAGGCGGGCGACACCCCTGATTCAGGGATACGCACCTTGCCCGGCGGCATGTGTACCTGCGTTTTGTAACCCCCCACCATCTGATGTACGCTCCCCCCATCGTGTTTCCGCAGTCGGCGCAGGTGAGCAGGCCGGAAAGGAGATATTTCCGCCTCCCCTGCTTCGTCCAGAGCCTTCGGATCTCCCGGAGCTTCTCCTGGGCCTTTTCCCAGGTCACGGGGTCCACGATCGGGGGGACGGGAATAGTAATCACCTCATCGGGAGGCCGGGGGGTTTGGGTGTGCCAGTCGATCTTTCCGTATTTCCACTCGCCTTTAAAGACGGGATTGACCAGGATCTGCCGGATGACCTGCCGGTGCCAGTACCCGGTCCGCTTTCTTGTGGGTATCTCTAAATCGTTCAACCGGTTCGTGACACCTGCAATTCCGATGTCCTCGGACGTGAACCACTTAAAAATATTTCGGACAACGGCAGCTTCGTCTTCGTTAATACTCACTTTCCCCGTTTCGGGGTCGTATTGATACCCGTACACAGTAAAGCTGATCGGTATTCCGCCCTGCCGCGCCTTCTGAAACTTCCCCCGCATCATCCGTTCGCGGATTTTCTCCCGTTCGTATTCTGCAATCGCTCCCTTTATGGAGTAAAAGAGCCTGCCCTCCGGGGTATTCTTCCATTCAAAGTCGAGAAACTCTAATCTGAGTCCGGCCTTTTCAAACTCTTCGGTCAGCAACAATTGGTGAGCCAGCTTCCTCGACAACCGATCCGGGTCCCGCAAAACCAAAAGGTCAAGGCGGCCGTCCCTGATCCATTCCCGCATTTCCGTAAGTTTGGGCCTGTCCAGAGTGGCTCCAGAATAACCCAGATCAGCAAAAACGTAAATCTCGACGGGTTCTTCCGGTAAAGCAATTTCGTCTATTCGCCTTCTCCCGGCTTCCTCCTGTTCCGCAGCGCTGTACCCGTGCAGGGCCTGCTCTTCGGTGCTTACTCGGATATAGATTCCTGCGCGCATTTTTCCCTCCGTTCCTTTTCTTCCAGCACTTTTTTCGCCAGCAGTTGCAGAGCGCGCTTGAGGCCGTCCCCTCCTCCCAGGACAACGTGAACCATCGGCTTTTCGCTTGCATCCGCCTTTTTCTCCAGTTTCCTAACCTTCGGCATGAAGGGAATCATCTCCTTTCGCCAAATTCTACGTGAGATACGGATTGTCCTATTAATACCGGAAGGAAATACCGGATCCCCCAAAAAAATAAAAGGCGCGGGATCCGCGCTAAGAATTTCCGCTCCTTATTTCTTAAGCTGCCGTAATTTAAAATCAAATACTCAAAGGGAAGGATTACAGAAAAAATATATCCAATAGATATGATGTATAACTTTACAACCGATAAGGAGCTATGCAAATGGATTCACAGCCCGTTAAGAGGGAGAGCAATGACCTTTCCAGGGGAACCGCCATGAAATTCATCTTACTGCTGGGTCTGGTCAGCCTCTTCGGAGATATTACTTACGAGGGAGCGCGCAGTATTACTGGACCGTTTCTCGCCCTGCTTGGAGCAAACGCCACCACCGTAGGGGTTGTCGCTGGATTGGGGGAACTGATCGGGTACTGTCTAAGGCTCGCTTCAGGGTTCCTGACAGATAAAACCGGGAGGTACTGGTTGATCACCTTCACAGGCTATACCCTGAACCTTGTGGCGATCCCGCTGCTTGCGCTGGCAGGTTGCTGGCAGATCGCCGCCCTTCTCATTATCTCCGAACGCCTGGGGAAGGCCATCCGTACGCCCGCTCGGGACGCCATGCTTTCCCATGCCACCTCCAGGGTCGGAAGGGGATGGGGTTTTGGCCTGCACGAGGCCATGGACCAGATCGGAGCCCTGGCTGGCCCCCTGCTGATCGCCGCGGTGATGACACGCCATGGGAACTACCGGGCAGGCTTCGGAATCCTCGCCGTGCCGGCTTTCCTGGTGCTCGTTATCCTGGCAACAGCCCGCATCCTTTACCCGCGCCCGCGGGATTTCGAGCCCGTCTCCAAAAAGATAGAAAGCAAGGGCCTGCCGATCGCCTTCTGGATGTACCTCGTCGCCACCGCCCTGATCGCAGCCGGGTATGCCGACTTTGCCCTGATCGCCTATCATTTCAAAAGGGCAGCCATCTTCTCCGACAACATTGTTCCGGTCCTCTATGCCGTGGCCATGGGGAGCGATGCTGTGGCCGCTCTCATCTTCGGGCGGTTGTTTGACCGCTTAGGAGTTAATACCCTGATCATCTCTTCCCTGCTCTCATCCCTGTTCGCGCCGCTGGTTTTCCTGGGAGGATGGCGGCTTGCATTTGCAGGAATGGTCGTCTGGGGGATAGGTATGGCTGCCCAGGAGTCGGTACTTAGAGCGGCTATCTCGGAAATGGTTCCTTCTAACAGGCGGGGCTCCGCTTACGGGATCTTCAACACCGGCTACGGCCTGTTCTGGTTCCTGGGCAGCTCCCTGATGGGCATTCTCTACGACAGGTCGGTGCTTGCCCTGGTGATCTTCTCCATAGCCGTACAGCTTGCAGCGGTCCCGGTGCTGCTGGTCACAAAGAAGCAAATCAATATGGTTAACACCTAAATGTTGTCTAAGATCCGGCAGTTAAAAACATATATGGCCCCGTTCCGGGGTCTTTTTATCCACATTAATTTACTTTGGGCAGCATTGCCTGCAGTAGCCGTAAAACTTCACAGTATGGTCAGTTACCTTGAATACGAATCTAAAAAAGATGAACAGGACCTCGAGGCGATCGAGATTAGGAAAACAGGCTAACTGTTAGGAAAATTGGGGAATCAAGATTGTTATTCTCACGGGCAATCATGTAAAGACCTGGCGTTTCCCCCAGGCGCGCGAAGATCCCCGCGTCGGTGATCTCCCCGGGTAAACTCTCTCTATCAGTCGAACGTCTTTACTACCGGATGTTCGCAAAGCTGAGGCAAGGAAAGGACTTACAGGTTAAGGAAAGTGAGAACGACGTGAACGGAAGGAGTCCAATAAGAGAATCAACAAGTTTATCCGTTTTCTGTATGCCCGCGCTGCGGGAATAACAGTTTTTCGCGCGGCACCCCAACTATAAAATAGTTTTTTATTTTGTACAAACATAAACGGCCAGAAACTCGTCGTAATAATCTGCTTGTTCTATCTTAAACCCCGTCCTTATTAGCAGGTCTTCCATAATCCAATCCAAGGTAGAATATTCCTCTCTAATATGTATTTCTACTTCTGCTGCGATTTCCTCGCCTGCCGATAATCTAATCTTGTCAATTAGTTGATTAAAAAAACTCACGTAATCATCAACCGATGGGAAAACCACATCTCGCAGGTAAAACTTGCCTCCTTTTCGTAGCATTTGAAAGATTCGTTTTAGTGCAAGAAACTTCCAGAAGTCTGGGAGATGATGCAAGACCAACTGAGATACCACGGCATCTAGCGGTTCCCCCTGATGTTGGTAAGATAAAAATCCGGCGTGAAAAAATTCGATGTTATCTCTCCTCTGGAGTTTAGCTTTTTTACGGGCAACCTCAATCATGGCAGGAGAAATATCTATGGCATAAACCTTTTTGCAATGTCTAGAAATTTCTACCGCAAATTCACCCGTCCCTGTCCCAATTTCAAGCAATGAATGACTTTTGTTTAAATTAATAGCAG encodes the following:
- a CDS encoding YqeG family HAD IIIA-type phosphatase, coding for MKFNLLRPKKIYNSLVEIPLDDLLRTGIRGMIIDLDNTLTEWRNPVISQKTVTWLELAKSMGFQVCFVSNNSTMRVQEVAQKVGVPFVARAQKPRRWSFMCALEIMGTRAEETAVIGDQIFTDVLGGNRAGLYTILVTPISKREFFGTRLVRLLERLILRVDLF
- a CDS encoding TIGR01212 family radical SAM protein (This family includes YhcC from E. coli K-12, an uncharacterized radical SAM protein.), translating into MRYYPLSRFFRERFGFRVCKIPVHAGFTCPNRDGTIGEKGCIFCWNPSFSPALGDHPVSLRAQIAAGKASVKRKDKCKFLVYFQTFTNTYAPVEKLRWVYDAALEDPDVIGLCIGTRPDCVPDPVLDLLAGYARKWHIWLEYGLQSAHDRTLLLINRGHTRADFEDAVVRSQGRGLFLCTHVILGLPGETREDMLETALFLSSQPIQGVKIHHLQVIEHTPLAELYRKEQVQPLSFKEYVSLVCDFLELLRPDLTIHRLVGEVLDSSYLLAPRWGVGKAQVLNAVEKELELRRSRQGLKWQQAGNDPVPGKH
- a CDS encoding recombinase family protein, which gives rise to MRAGIYIRVSTEEQALHGYSAAEQEEAGRRRIDEIALPEEPVEIYVFADLGYSGATLDRPKLTEMREWIRDGRLDLLVLRDPDRLSRKLAHQLLLTEEFEKAGLRLEFLDFEWKNTPEGRLFYSIKGAIAEYEREKIRERMMRGKFQKARQGGIPISFTVYGYQYDPETGKVSINEDEAAVVRNIFKWFTSEDIGIAGVTNRLNDLEIPTRKRTGYWHRQVIRQILVNPVFKGEWKYGKIDWHTQTPRPPDEVITIPVPPIVDPVTWEKAQEKLREIRRLWTKQGRRKYLLSGLLTCADCGNTMGGAYIRWWGVTKRRYTCRRARCVSLNQGCRPPKAIIADQLEKIVWNQVKAILCDPDAVAREAAASAPRVEELRQEYKRIEKRLSEVERGREAVLDALASGLFELDAKTKAKLADLKRKKERLEARKKEMEYVLHSTENAAVRMDELRTLAKAVLDRLDEMSFEEKRALVRALIRQIVITGRPKPGHAAKSMEGVAVTVILQLEEAVENISNISRTV
- a CDS encoding MFS transporter; its protein translation is MKFILLLGLVSLFGDITYEGARSITGPFLALLGANATTVGVVAGLGELIGYCLRLASGFLTDKTGRYWLITFTGYTLNLVAIPLLALAGCWQIAALLIISERLGKAIRTPARDAMLSHATSRVGRGWGFGLHEAMDQIGALAGPLLIAAVMTRHGNYRAGFGILAVPAFLVLVILATARILYPRPRDFEPVSKKIESKGLPIAFWMYLVATALIAAGYADFALIAYHFKRAAIFSDNIVPVLYAVAMGSDAVAALIFGRLFDRLGVNTLIISSLLSSLFAPLVFLGGWRLAFAGMVVWGIGMAAQESVLRAAISEMVPSNRRGSAYGIFNTGYGLFWFLGSSLMGILYDRSVLALVIFSIAVQLAAVPVLLVTKKQINMVNT
- a CDS encoding class I SAM-dependent methyltransferase, producing the protein MKLSPNWYYSEIKQVGIDYSDIQEVQAYDLRMQKIRDIQKETENAKAAINLNKSHSLLEIGTGTGEFAVEISRHCKKVYAIDISPAMIEVARKKAKLQRRDNIEFFHAGFLSYQHQGEPLDAVVSQLVLHHLPDFWKFLALKRIFQMLRKGGKFYLRDVVFPSVDDYVSFFNQLIDKIRLSAGEEIAAEVEIHIREEYSTLDWIMEDLLIRTGFKIEQADYYDEFLAVYVCTK